One stretch of Clavibacter michiganensis DNA includes these proteins:
- a CDS encoding CCA tRNA nucleotidyltransferase — protein sequence MHSVAQALERLRELAASPPVAVLARAFHEAGHELALVGGPVRDAFLGRAATDLDLTTDARPERILEIVKPVADAHWDIGRAFGTIGARVKGEQVEITTYRTDQYDGVSRKPEVEFGSSLEEDLVRRDFTVNALAVRLPQVVLVDPSGGIDDLLAQVLRTPVAPEVSFGDDPLRMMRAVRFASQLGFLLDDAALAAIRDMAPRILDISVERVSDELSKLLRTPEPRAGLDLLVEGGLAEHVLPELPAMKLEADEHHRHKDVYQHSLQVLDQAIDHERSRHPGEAPDLVLRLAALLHDIGKPSTRRLEPGGVVTFHHHDVVGSKMAKRRLRALRFDNDTIASVARLIELHLRFFGYTEGGWTDSAVRRYVRDAGPELERLHMLTRADVTTQNRRKADRLGFAYDDLEARIAELAEQEEMAAVRPDLDGEAIMRILDVPPGPVVGRAYRFLLELRLDEGPLPEDEAERRLVAWWAAEQR from the coding sequence ATGCACAGCGTCGCACAGGCCCTCGAGCGTCTCCGCGAGCTGGCCGCATCGCCCCCGGTCGCCGTGCTCGCCCGCGCCTTCCACGAGGCGGGCCACGAGCTCGCCCTCGTCGGCGGACCGGTGCGCGACGCGTTCCTCGGCCGTGCCGCCACCGACCTCGACCTGACGACGGATGCGCGCCCCGAGCGCATCCTCGAGATCGTCAAGCCCGTCGCCGACGCCCACTGGGACATCGGCCGCGCGTTCGGCACCATCGGCGCGCGCGTGAAGGGGGAGCAGGTCGAGATCACGACCTACCGCACCGACCAGTACGACGGCGTCTCCCGGAAGCCCGAGGTCGAGTTCGGCTCCTCGCTCGAGGAGGACCTCGTCCGCCGCGACTTCACGGTCAACGCGCTCGCCGTGCGGCTGCCCCAGGTGGTCCTCGTGGATCCGTCCGGCGGCATCGACGACCTCCTCGCCCAGGTGCTCCGCACGCCCGTGGCTCCCGAGGTCTCGTTCGGCGACGACCCGCTCCGCATGATGCGCGCCGTCCGCTTCGCCTCCCAGCTCGGCTTCCTCCTCGACGACGCCGCGCTCGCCGCCATCCGCGACATGGCCCCGCGGATCCTCGACATCTCCGTCGAGCGCGTGAGCGACGAGCTCTCCAAGCTCCTGCGCACCCCCGAGCCGCGCGCCGGTCTCGACCTCCTCGTAGAGGGCGGCCTCGCCGAGCACGTGCTGCCCGAGCTCCCCGCGATGAAGCTCGAGGCCGACGAGCACCACCGGCACAAGGACGTCTACCAGCACTCCCTGCAGGTGCTCGACCAGGCCATCGACCACGAGCGCAGCCGCCACCCGGGCGAGGCGCCGGATCTCGTCCTCCGGCTGGCCGCGCTCCTCCACGACATCGGCAAGCCGTCCACGCGCCGGCTCGAGCCCGGCGGCGTCGTCACCTTCCACCACCACGACGTGGTCGGATCCAAGATGGCCAAGCGCCGGCTCCGCGCGCTCCGCTTCGACAACGACACGATCGCGTCGGTGGCGCGCCTCATCGAGCTGCACCTCCGCTTCTTCGGCTACACCGAGGGCGGGTGGACCGACTCGGCCGTCCGCCGCTACGTGCGCGACGCCGGCCCCGAGCTCGAGCGCCTGCACATGCTCACGCGCGCCGACGTCACCACGCAGAACCGCCGCAAGGCCGACCGGCTCGGCTTCGCCTACGACGACCTCGAGGCCCGCATCGCGGAGCTCGCCGAGCAGGAGGAGATGGCGGCCGTCCGCCCGGACCTCGACGGCGAGGCGATCATGCGGATCCTCGACGTGCCACCTGGCCCGGTCGTGGGCCGTGCCTACCGCTTCCTGCTCGAGCTGCGGCTCGACGAGGGCCCGCTCCCCGAGGACGAGGCCGAGCGCCGCCTCGTCGCGTGGTGGGCCGCCGAGCAGCGCTGA
- the rpsR gene encoding 30S ribosomal protein S18, whose amino-acid sequence MAGKSSGDRRKPLRGAKGGKNAAPAKSIRVGVIDYKDVATLRKFISERGKIRARRITGVSVQEQRLIARAVKNAREMALLPYAGSGR is encoded by the coding sequence ATGGCTGGAAAGAGCAGCGGCGACCGCCGCAAGCCTCTCCGCGGAGCCAAGGGCGGCAAGAACGCCGCCCCGGCGAAGTCCATCCGCGTCGGCGTCATCGACTACAAGGATGTCGCCACCCTCCGCAAGTTCATCTCCGAGCGGGGAAAGATCCGCGCTCGTCGCATCACCGGTGTCTCGGTGCAGGAGCAGCGCCTCATCGCGCGCGCAGTCAAGAACGCGCGTGAGATGGCACTTCTCCCCTACGCCGGCTCCGGCCGTTAA
- a CDS encoding MerR family transcriptional regulator, with amino-acid sequence MTRPAGPATMQIGELAERTGLSHRTLRHYDETGLLRPSGRSEGGFRLYTDEDLERLLLIRRMKPLGFSLEEMMRLLEVSDALDAAGPDDDTASLRADLAAFIADAEERRRRLAEHLAMADEFLDRLRAR; translated from the coding sequence ATGACGCGACCCGCCGGCCCCGCGACCATGCAGATCGGCGAGCTCGCCGAGCGCACCGGCCTGTCGCACCGCACGCTCCGCCACTACGACGAGACCGGCCTGCTGCGCCCGTCCGGCCGCTCCGAGGGCGGCTTCCGCCTCTACACGGACGAGGACCTGGAGCGCCTCCTCCTCATCCGCCGGATGAAGCCGCTCGGCTTCTCGCTCGAGGAGATGATGCGCCTGCTCGAGGTCTCCGACGCGCTCGACGCCGCCGGCCCCGACGACGACACCGCCTCGCTGCGCGCAGATCTCGCGGCCTTCATCGCCGACGCCGAGGAGCGCCGCCGCCGCCTGGCCGAGCACCTCGCCATGGCCGACGAGTTCCTCGACCGCCTCCGGGCGCGCTGA
- a CDS encoding peptide chain release factor 3: MSTITPPRAPASASASPVLREASRRRTFAVISHPDAGKSTLTEALLLHAHAIGSAGAVHGKQGRKSTVSDWMDMEKERGISVSSAAIQFTHRDTVMNVVDTPGHADFSEDTYRVLSAVDAAIMLVDASRGLETQTMKLFEVCRQRRIPIITVINKWDRPGREPLDLMDEIKERTGLLPTPLTWPVGESGAFFGVVDRSSGECVHFTRTAGGASIAPETRMSPDEALAAAGSAWTNAVEESELLHEEGQDHDEESFLARRTTPVLFAAAVLNFGVTHILDALDDIAPAAQPRPDEQDRTRPVEEDFSGFVFKVQSGMNTAHRDRLAFMRICSGVFHRGMTVTHAQTGRPFVTKYAQQLFGRERSTVDDAYPGDVVGLVNASNIRVGDTLFDGAPVTFPRLPQFAPELFRVVRSKDTSTHKQFRKGIEQLDHEGVIQVMRSDLRGDQAPVLGAVGPMQFEVVVERMTNEFRAPLRMEPLEYQVARITDAASAPALAKTIGVEVLVRSDGTHIALITTPWRLKAIQRDSPELTLVDAATALPDA, from the coding sequence GTGTCGACCATCACCCCTCCCCGCGCGCCCGCCTCGGCCTCCGCCTCCCCCGTGCTGCGCGAGGCGTCCCGCCGTCGCACCTTCGCCGTCATCTCCCACCCCGACGCGGGCAAGTCCACGCTCACCGAGGCGCTGCTGCTGCACGCGCACGCCATCGGGTCCGCGGGCGCCGTGCACGGCAAGCAGGGCCGCAAGTCCACGGTCTCCGACTGGATGGACATGGAGAAGGAGCGCGGCATCTCCGTGAGCTCCGCGGCGATCCAGTTCACCCACCGCGACACCGTCATGAACGTCGTCGACACCCCCGGCCACGCCGACTTCTCCGAGGACACCTACCGCGTCCTCTCCGCGGTGGACGCCGCGATCATGCTCGTCGACGCCTCGCGCGGCCTCGAGACCCAGACCATGAAGCTCTTCGAGGTGTGCCGCCAGCGCCGCATCCCGATCATCACCGTCATCAACAAGTGGGACCGCCCGGGCCGCGAGCCCCTCGACCTCATGGACGAGATCAAGGAGCGCACGGGCCTCCTCCCCACCCCGCTCACGTGGCCGGTCGGCGAGTCGGGCGCGTTCTTCGGCGTCGTCGACCGCTCCAGCGGCGAGTGCGTGCACTTCACGCGCACCGCGGGCGGCGCGAGCATCGCCCCGGAGACACGCATGTCGCCCGACGAGGCGCTGGCCGCGGCCGGATCCGCCTGGACGAACGCCGTGGAGGAGAGCGAGCTGCTGCACGAGGAGGGCCAGGACCACGACGAGGAGTCGTTCCTCGCCCGCCGCACCACGCCCGTGCTCTTCGCGGCCGCCGTCCTCAACTTCGGCGTGACCCACATCCTCGACGCGCTCGACGACATCGCGCCGGCCGCCCAGCCGCGTCCAGACGAGCAGGACCGCACGCGCCCCGTCGAGGAGGACTTCTCCGGCTTCGTCTTCAAGGTCCAGTCCGGCATGAACACCGCGCACCGCGACCGCCTGGCCTTCATGCGGATCTGCTCGGGCGTCTTCCACCGCGGCATGACGGTCACGCACGCCCAGACCGGCCGCCCCTTCGTCACCAAGTACGCGCAGCAGCTGTTCGGCCGCGAGCGCTCCACCGTCGACGACGCCTACCCGGGCGACGTCGTCGGTCTCGTGAACGCGTCCAACATCCGCGTGGGCGACACGCTCTTCGACGGCGCGCCCGTCACGTTCCCGCGCCTCCCCCAGTTCGCACCCGAGCTCTTCCGCGTCGTCCGCTCGAAGGACACCAGCACGCACAAGCAGTTCCGCAAGGGCATCGAGCAGCTCGACCACGAGGGCGTCATCCAGGTGATGCGCTCCGACCTCCGCGGCGACCAGGCGCCCGTCCTCGGCGCGGTCGGCCCCATGCAGTTCGAGGTCGTCGTGGAGCGCATGACGAACGAGTTCCGCGCGCCGCTGCGCATGGAGCCGCTCGAGTACCAGGTGGCCCGGATCACCGACGCGGCCTCCGCGCCGGCCCTCGCCAAGACCATCGGCGTCGAGGTGCTGGTCCGATCCGACGGCACGCACATCGCCCTCATCACCACCCCGTGGCGCCTCAAGGCGATCCAGCGCGACAGCCCCGAGCTCACCCTCGTCGACGCCGCCACGGCCCTGCCCGACGCCTGA
- a CDS encoding glycerate kinase, with translation MSTAAPRPLRVVMSPDSLTGSATAVEAAEALRRGWLRARPGDDVTLAPMADGGQGTLDVLAAAVPGARRVPVRVTGPDDRPVDAHWLLLPDGTGVVEVASTSGITLLDPLRPLTAHTRGFGQAIRAALDAGVPRLLLALGGSSSTDGGVGALRELGARAVRADGSPAGDGGVALADIASLDLAGLRALPAGGARILGDVRAPLSGPAGAAAVYGPQKGATTAEIRALDAGLAHLAGLLGVDPATPGAGAAGGTAAGLVAWGAVVGSGSVDVADAIGLAGLVAGADIVITGEGRFDAQSRTGKVASHVLDLAQAHATAAILVAGSVAAPTGGFAAARSLADLAGSADAARADAATWLERAAEDVARGREWMG, from the coding sequence CCGCGGCTGGCTCCGCGCGCGTCCCGGAGATGACGTGACCCTGGCGCCCATGGCCGACGGCGGGCAGGGCACCCTCGACGTGCTCGCGGCGGCCGTCCCGGGAGCGCGGCGCGTGCCCGTCCGCGTCACCGGGCCCGACGACCGGCCCGTCGACGCGCACTGGCTCCTCCTGCCCGACGGCACGGGCGTCGTCGAGGTCGCGTCGACGAGCGGGATCACGCTGCTGGATCCGCTCCGCCCGCTCACCGCGCACACCCGCGGCTTCGGGCAGGCCATCCGCGCCGCGCTGGACGCCGGCGTCCCGCGCCTGCTGCTCGCGCTCGGCGGCAGCTCGTCGACGGACGGCGGCGTCGGCGCGCTCCGGGAGCTGGGCGCCCGGGCCGTGCGCGCCGACGGCTCCCCGGCCGGCGACGGCGGCGTCGCGCTCGCGGACATCGCGTCGCTGGACCTCGCGGGGCTCCGGGCGCTACCGGCGGGCGGCGCCCGGATCCTCGGCGACGTCCGCGCTCCCCTCTCGGGGCCCGCGGGCGCGGCCGCCGTCTACGGTCCGCAGAAGGGCGCGACGACGGCGGAGATCCGCGCGCTCGACGCCGGCCTCGCGCACCTCGCCGGGCTGCTCGGCGTCGATCCGGCCACCCCGGGCGCCGGCGCGGCGGGCGGCACGGCGGCGGGCCTGGTCGCGTGGGGTGCCGTCGTGGGATCCGGGTCCGTCGACGTGGCCGACGCGATCGGCCTGGCCGGGCTCGTGGCTGGCGCCGACATCGTGATCACGGGCGAGGGCCGCTTCGACGCGCAGTCCCGGACGGGCAAGGTCGCCTCGCACGTGCTCGACCTCGCCCAGGCGCACGCGACGGCGGCGATCCTCGTGGCCGGTTCCGTGGCCGCTCCCACCGGCGGGTTCGCGGCCGCGCGCTCCCTCGCCGACCTCGCCGGATCCGCCGACGCCGCGCGCGCGGACGCCGCGACCTGGCTCGAGCGCGCCGCGGAGGACGTGGCGCGCGGACGCGAGTGGATGGGCTGA
- a CDS encoding CHY zinc finger protein → MTSSAGHSPTRHAALIDASGIEPAAILPETTTDADAVVVRGPAIDAETRCIHYGSALDVVALRAPCCDAWYPCHLCHAAVADHPLEVIPRSEHHLPAALCGVCRATMSVPEYLAADSCPSCGAAFNPGCAAHAHLYFAP, encoded by the coding sequence GTGACCTCCTCGGCCGGTCACAGCCCGACTCGCCACGCCGCTCTCATCGACGCATCGGGCATCGAGCCCGCTGCGATCCTCCCGGAGACGACCACGGACGCCGATGCGGTGGTCGTCCGCGGCCCGGCGATCGACGCGGAGACCCGCTGCATCCACTACGGATCCGCGCTCGACGTCGTCGCCCTCCGAGCCCCCTGCTGCGACGCGTGGTACCCGTGCCACCTCTGCCACGCAGCCGTCGCCGACCACCCGCTCGAGGTGATCCCCCGCTCCGAGCACCACCTGCCGGCGGCCCTCTGCGGCGTCTGCCGCGCCACCATGAGCGTGCCCGAGTACCTCGCGGCGGACTCCTGCCCGAGCTGCGGCGCCGCCTTCAACCCCGGTTGCGCCGCGCACGCGCACCTCTACTTCGCACCCTGA
- a CDS encoding single-stranded DNA-binding protein → MAGETIITVVGNLTSDPELRYTQNGLAVANFTIASTPRSFDRASNDWKDGDALFLRASVWREFAEHVASSLTKGSRVVATGRLKQRSYETKEGEKRTSIELEVDEIGPSLRYATAQVTRAAGGGGNGGGGNSGGGGRGQFGGGQPQQQQVAEEPWGTPASSGGNSGGGDGGWSNPGNFNDETPF, encoded by the coding sequence ATGGCCGGCGAAACCATCATCACGGTCGTGGGCAACCTCACCAGTGATCCGGAGCTGCGGTACACGCAGAACGGGCTGGCGGTAGCCAACTTCACCATCGCCTCCACGCCGAGGTCCTTCGACCGCGCGAGCAACGACTGGAAGGACGGCGACGCCCTCTTCCTCCGTGCGAGCGTGTGGCGCGAGTTCGCCGAGCACGTGGCGTCCTCGCTCACCAAGGGCTCGCGTGTCGTCGCGACCGGCCGCCTCAAGCAGCGGTCGTACGAGACGAAGGAGGGCGAGAAGCGCACCTCCATCGAGCTCGAGGTCGACGAGATCGGTCCCTCGCTCCGCTACGCGACCGCTCAGGTCACGCGCGCGGCCGGTGGCGGCGGCAACGGCGGCGGGGGCAACTCCGGCGGCGGTGGCCGTGGCCAGTTCGGCGGCGGACAGCCCCAGCAGCAGCAGGTGGCCGAGGAGCCGTGGGGCACCCCCGCGAGCTCCGGCGGCAACTCCGGCGGCGGCGACGGCGGCTGGTCCAACCCCGGCAACTTCAACGACGAGACGCCCTTCTAG
- the dnaB gene encoding replicative DNA helicase, which translates to MSIAHLGLAGERDERDKRAGHERTPPHDLLAEQSAIGGMLLSKDAVADAVEQVRAIDFYIPKHEIIFDAILSLYSHGEPTDVIAVTDELTKLGELSRAGGADYLHTLTSVVPTAANAGFYASIVAEKAVLRRLVEAGTRIVQMGYASEGEVVDLVNNAQAEIYGVTGGVEAEDYVPLTDAVTVAIDEIEAAKGKDGQMTGVPTGFADLDALTNGLHPGQLIIVAARPALGKSTLALDFARAASIKYDMPSIFFSLEMGRSEIAMRLLSAEASVPLQSMRKGTVDARDWTTIAQTRGRINDAPLYIDDSPNMTLVEIRAKCRRLKQKVGLKLVVIDYLQLMTSGKKVESRQQEVSEFSRALKLMAKELQVPVIALSQLNRGPEQRADKMPAISDLRESGSLEQDADMVILLHRESAYEKDNPRAGEADFIVAKHRNGPTGTITVGFHGHFSRFADMPAGG; encoded by the coding sequence GTGTCCATCGCCCATCTGGGTCTCGCCGGCGAACGGGACGAGCGCGACAAGCGCGCGGGTCACGAGCGCACGCCGCCGCACGACCTCCTCGCCGAGCAGAGCGCCATCGGGGGCATGCTCCTCAGCAAGGACGCGGTCGCCGACGCGGTCGAGCAGGTGCGGGCGATCGACTTCTACATCCCCAAGCACGAGATCATCTTCGACGCGATCCTGTCGCTGTACTCGCACGGCGAGCCGACGGACGTCATCGCCGTCACCGACGAGCTCACCAAGCTCGGCGAGCTGAGCCGCGCCGGCGGGGCGGACTACCTCCACACGCTCACGAGCGTCGTGCCCACGGCCGCCAACGCCGGCTTCTACGCCTCCATCGTCGCCGAGAAGGCCGTGCTGCGGCGCCTGGTCGAGGCCGGCACCCGCATCGTGCAGATGGGCTACGCCAGCGAGGGCGAGGTGGTCGACCTCGTGAACAACGCGCAGGCCGAGATCTACGGCGTCACGGGCGGCGTGGAGGCCGAGGACTACGTGCCGCTCACGGACGCGGTCACGGTCGCCATCGACGAGATCGAGGCCGCGAAGGGCAAGGACGGCCAGATGACCGGCGTGCCCACGGGCTTCGCCGACCTCGACGCGCTCACCAACGGCCTGCACCCGGGCCAGCTCATCATCGTCGCCGCCCGCCCTGCGCTCGGCAAGTCCACGCTCGCGCTCGACTTCGCGCGTGCGGCGAGCATCAAGTACGACATGCCGTCCATCTTCTTCAGCCTCGAGATGGGGCGCAGCGAGATCGCGATGCGCCTCCTGTCCGCCGAGGCGTCCGTGCCGCTGCAGAGTATGCGCAAGGGCACGGTGGACGCGCGGGACTGGACGACCATCGCGCAGACCCGCGGCCGCATCAACGACGCGCCCCTCTACATCGACGACAGCCCCAACATGACGCTCGTCGAGATCCGCGCGAAGTGCCGTCGCCTCAAGCAGAAGGTCGGGCTGAAGCTCGTCGTCATCGACTACCTGCAGCTCATGACGAGCGGCAAGAAGGTGGAGTCGCGCCAGCAGGAGGTCTCGGAGTTCTCGCGTGCGCTCAAGCTCATGGCGAAGGAGCTGCAGGTGCCGGTCATCGCGCTCTCGCAGCTGAACCGCGGCCCCGAGCAGCGCGCCGACAAGATGCCGGCCATCTCCGACCTCCGCGAGTCCGGCTCGCTCGAGCAGGACGCCGACATGGTCATCCTGCTGCACCGCGAGAGCGCGTACGAGAAGGACAACCCGCGCGCGGGCGAGGCCGACTTCATCGTCGCCAAGCACCGCAACGGCCCGACCGGCACCATCACGGTCGGCTTCCACGGGCACTTCTCGCGCTTCGCGGACATGCCCGCGGGCGGGTAG
- a CDS encoding glycosyltransferase, protein MRIAFVSLHTSPIQKPSTGDAGGLNVYLLELARSLGRQGHEVRLITRATDPADPAVLPVAPGVELLALRAGPVGPLAKEELPGITDAFADALAALPPADVVHAHYWLSAAAALPVARAWGVPHVLTLHSVSAGKNRRLVAGDTPEPESRLADEGRLVRASDLVVASAESEKRLLVEAYDADPAAVHVVAPGVEEAFLREPSGRDGGGRVRIVLLGRIQPLKGQDVALRALALLDPATRPLLVIAGGVSPGRDAYAASLHALVRSLGLEDDVVFVGALDRAATARTLAAAHLALMPSAAETYGLVALEAAACGTPVVASRTEGLVDSVREGVSGVFVPTRDPADWARAIRDLLADRPALARLSASARAHAARRTWDVAAADVAEEYRASRERAAGAVGCADPVGGSRH, encoded by the coding sequence ATGAGGATCGCGTTCGTCTCGCTGCACACGTCGCCGATCCAGAAGCCCAGCACGGGGGACGCCGGCGGGCTCAACGTCTACCTGCTGGAGCTCGCGCGGAGCCTCGGGCGGCAGGGGCACGAGGTGCGGCTGATCACGCGCGCCACGGATCCGGCCGATCCGGCGGTGCTGCCCGTCGCGCCGGGCGTCGAGCTGCTCGCGCTGCGGGCGGGACCGGTGGGGCCGCTCGCGAAGGAGGAGCTGCCCGGGATCACGGACGCCTTCGCCGACGCGCTCGCCGCGCTGCCGCCCGCGGACGTCGTCCACGCGCACTACTGGCTGTCGGCCGCGGCCGCGCTGCCGGTCGCGCGCGCGTGGGGCGTGCCGCACGTGCTGACGCTGCACTCGGTCTCCGCGGGCAAGAACCGCCGGCTGGTGGCGGGGGACACCCCCGAGCCGGAGTCGCGGCTCGCGGACGAGGGGAGGCTCGTGCGCGCGTCCGACCTCGTGGTCGCGTCGGCGGAGTCGGAGAAGCGGCTGCTCGTGGAGGCGTACGACGCGGATCCCGCGGCGGTGCACGTCGTGGCGCCGGGCGTGGAGGAGGCGTTCCTGCGGGAGCCGTCGGGCCGCGACGGCGGCGGGCGGGTGCGGATCGTGCTGCTCGGGCGGATCCAGCCGCTCAAGGGCCAGGACGTCGCGCTGCGGGCCCTCGCCCTGCTGGATCCCGCGACCCGGCCCCTGCTCGTGATCGCCGGCGGGGTCTCGCCCGGCCGGGACGCGTACGCGGCGAGCCTGCACGCGCTCGTGCGCTCGCTCGGCCTCGAGGACGACGTCGTCTTCGTGGGCGCGCTCGACCGGGCCGCGACCGCGCGGACGCTCGCCGCGGCGCACCTCGCGCTCATGCCGTCGGCGGCCGAGACCTACGGGCTCGTGGCGCTCGAGGCCGCGGCGTGCGGCACGCCCGTCGTCGCGTCGCGGACGGAGGGTCTGGTCGACTCGGTGCGGGAGGGCGTGAGCGGCGTGTTCGTGCCGACGCGGGATCCCGCCGACTGGGCCCGCGCGATCCGCGACCTGCTCGCCGACCGGCCCGCCCTCGCGCGGCTCTCGGCGTCGGCGCGGGCGCACGCGGCCCGGCGCACGTGGGACGTCGCGGCGGCGGACGTGGCGGAGGAGTACCGGGCGTCGCGGGAGCGGGCGGCGGGTGCCGTCGGATGCGCGGATCCGGTCGGGGGCTCGCGGCACTGA
- the rplI gene encoding 50S ribosomal protein L9 yields the protein MSKVILTTEVSGLGSPGDVVEVKNGFSRNYLVPQGFAVIWSRGGEKQIEQIKAARAAREHATIEEAQDLKSRLEAKVVKLTVKAGQGGRLFGSVKTSDIAKAVEESGIGQVDKRKIEIPNAIKATGNHEATIRLRDDIVATISLQVVAAK from the coding sequence ATGTCGAAAGTGATCCTCACGACCGAGGTCTCCGGCCTCGGTTCCCCCGGCGACGTCGTCGAGGTCAAGAACGGGTTCTCCCGCAACTACCTCGTCCCCCAGGGCTTCGCGGTCATCTGGAGCCGCGGCGGCGAGAAGCAGATCGAGCAGATCAAGGCAGCGCGTGCCGCTCGCGAGCACGCGACCATCGAGGAGGCGCAGGACCTCAAGAGCCGCCTCGAGGCCAAGGTCGTCAAGCTCACCGTCAAGGCCGGCCAGGGCGGGCGCCTCTTCGGCTCCGTCAAGACGTCCGACATCGCCAAGGCGGTCGAGGAGTCCGGCATCGGCCAGGTCGACAAGCGCAAGATCGAGATCCCCAACGCCATCAAGGCCACGGGCAACCACGAGGCCACGATCCGGCTCCGTGACGACATCGTCGCCACGATCAGCCTGCAGGTCGTCGCCGCGAAGTAA